From a region of the Hippopotamus amphibius kiboko isolate mHipAmp2 chromosome 3, mHipAmp2.hap2, whole genome shotgun sequence genome:
- the LOC130848551 gene encoding olfactory receptor 4P4-like, whose amino-acid sequence MGKSNNITVLILLGLSKKNTEILCFVLFLFCYIAIWVGNILIMVPITCSRLTEQPMYFFLNYLSLSDLCYTSTVTPKLITDLLAERKTISYSSCMTQLFPTHFFGGIEIFILTGMAYDCNVAICKSLHYTIIMSIQRCSAIFIACCTGGFIHSASYFLLTIFLPFCGPNEIDNYFCDVYPLLKLACLNTHIVGLLVIANSGLIALVTFVALMSYLFIWYSIKVYSAESCSKALSTCSSHITILVLFFAPTLFIYIRPPTTFPEDKTFALFYIIIAPMFNPLIYTLRNMEMKNALRKVWCQRILLDSK is encoded by the coding sequence ATGGGAAAAAGCAATAATATCACTGTACTTATTCTCTTGGGACTTTCCAAAAAGAACACTGAAATCCTttgctttgtcttatttttattttgctacatTGCTATTTGGGTAGGAAATATTCTCATCATGGTTCCTATCACATGCAGTCGGCTAACTGAGCaacccatgtactttttccttaATTACCTCTCACTCTCTGACCTTTGCTACACATCTACTGTGACACCCAAACTGATAACCGACTTATTGGCAGAAAGGAAGACCATTTCTTATAGTAGCTGCATGACACAGCTCTTTCCCACTCATTTCTTTGGGGGCATTGAGATCTTTATCCTCACAGGGATGGCCTATGACTGcaatgtggccatctgcaagtccCTGCATTACACCATCATCATGAGCATACAAAGGTGTAGTGCAATCTTCATAGCTTGTTGTACAGGGGGATTTATACACTCTGCTAGTTACTTTCTTCTCACCATCTTCTTACCGTTCTGTGGTCCCAATGAGATAGACAACTACTTCTGTGATGTGTATCCTTTGCTGAAATTGGCCTGTTTGAATACACACATCGTAGGTCTCTTAGTCATTGCTAATTCAGGCCTAATTGCTTTGGTGACATTTGTTGCCTTGATGTCTTATCTTTTTATATGGTACAGCATCAAGGTATATTCTGCAGAGAGCTGCAGCAAAGCTCTCTCCACTTGCAGTTCTCATATCACAATCCTAGTCCTGTTTTTTGCACCTACGTTATTCATTTACATTAGACCACCCACAACTTTCCCAGAAGATAAAACATTTGCTCTTTTTTACATCATCATTGCCCCTATGTTCAACCCTCTGATCTACACACTGAGAAACATGGAGATGAAGAATGCCTTGAGGAAAGTTTGGTGTCAGCGTATACTCCTGGATAGCAAGTAA